One part of the Candidatus Thermoplasmatota archaeon genome encodes these proteins:
- a CDS encoding right-handed parallel beta-helix repeat-containing protein translates to MYLAEERICSAPCVLIAAIILGSIGLFPANAVGTPVGGEIGQDTIWTQEGSPYELLADVKIVSGATLTIEAGVTILSEAYYDINVIDGELIAVGTESNLIKMTSERDIPSITKWGGIDIFDNGRAEIRFCAISYTYSAISLMAPGDRIVPGTTWNNITDNIFTNNEYGIFAGYLANKNYITKNNFSQNTGSGIYLASAYNNTIVHNTFVGNECGLCSDNITHNNTVAYNDFIGNGRSSGWDIWGWSWTRNNRMHHNNFFGSGYASDGGENVWDNGHPSGGNYWYDYTGEDNFHGPDQDIPGGDGIGDTPYLIDNNKSDRYPLMSPVEHDGYEPFVDDIRPTAVAGENVTATVGENVTFNANESFDNAGIESFVWELKSEEGDVVGTWTTRSFTYHFTSPGKYLAVLVVTDLGQNTDEDEISVSVRQTADPGEDGTGEAAPSPILAVLVVFVVLLAIIATVAAYLVWTRGRWR, encoded by the coding sequence GGCCAGGATACTATCTGGACGCAGGAGGGAAGCCCGTACGAACTGCTGGCGGATGTGAAGATAGTCTCCGGCGCCACGCTTACGATAGAGGCCGGAGTCACCATCCTATCAGAGGCCTACTACGACATCAACGTCATCGATGGTGAGCTCATCGCCGTTGGAACGGAATCGAACCTCATCAAGATGACTTCTGAGAGAGACATCCCCTCAATAACGAAGTGGGGCGGGATCGATATATTCGACAACGGACGCGCGGAAATCAGGTTCTGCGCGATCTCATACACATACTCCGCTATTTCCTTGATGGCCCCCGGCGACAGAATAGTCCCTGGCACGACGTGGAACAACATCACCGATAACATCTTCACGAACAACGAGTACGGGATATTCGCAGGCTATCTGGCCAACAAGAACTACATAACCAAGAACAACTTCAGCCAGAACACAGGTTCCGGCATATACCTGGCTAGCGCGTACAACAACACGATCGTGCACAACACCTTCGTGGGAAACGAATGCGGACTCTGTTCTGACAACATCACGCACAACAACACGGTGGCGTACAACGACTTCATCGGGAACGGGCGGAGCTCAGGCTGGGACATCTGGGGATGGAGCTGGACCAGGAACAACCGAATGCACCACAACAACTTCTTCGGGAGCGGCTACGCATCGGACGGCGGCGAGAACGTGTGGGACAACGGCCACCCGAGCGGCGGGAACTACTGGTACGACTACACGGGAGAGGACAACTTCCATGGTCCGGACCAGGACATCCCTGGCGGTGATGGGATCGGGGACACGCCCTACCTGATTGACAACAACAAATCGGACCGCTACCCCCTGATGAGTCCCGTGGAACACGATGGCTACGAACCCTTCGTGGACGACATACGGCCGACGGCCGTTGCAGGAGAGAACGTCACCGCGACGGTGGGAGAGAACGTGACCTTCAATGCGAACGAGTCATTCGACAACGCAGGGATTGAGAGCTTCGTCTGGGAACTCAAGAGTGAGGAAGGCGATGTCGTGGGCACGTGGACCACTAGATCGTTCACGTACCACTTCACGTCGCCCGGGAAGTACCTCGCGGTCCTTGTCGTCACGGACCTTGGGCAGAACACGGACGAGGATGAGATTTCTGTCTCGGTGCGTCAGACGGCAGACCCGGGAGAGGATGGCACGGGGGAAGCCGCGCCTTCTCCAATCCTTGCCGTGCTTGTTGTCTTCGTCGTTCTGCTAGCCATCATCGCAACCGTGGCGGCATACTTGGTCTGGACACGCGGCAGATGGCGGTGA